In Acanthopagrus latus isolate v.2019 chromosome 17, fAcaLat1.1, whole genome shotgun sequence, the following are encoded in one genomic region:
- the pik3r4 gene encoding phosphoinositide 3-kinase regulatory subunit 4 isoform X1: MGNQLAGIAPSQILSVDSYFSDIHDHEYDKSLGSTRFFKVARAKHREGLVVVKVFAIQDPSLPLTSYKQELEELKIRLHSCQNCLPFQKTSLTEKAAILFRQYVRDNLYDRISTRPFLNNVEKRWLAFQILNAVDQAHKAGVRHGDIKTENVMVTSWNWVLLTDFASFKPTYLPEDNPADFNYFFDTSRRRTCYIAPERFVDGSMFTTESDQNTPLVDLTNNNQRSRGELKQAMDIFSAGCVIAELFTEGVPLFDLSQLLAYRKGHFQTEQVLLKIEDRSIRELVAQMVQREPEKRLTAEEYLKQQRGKAFPDIFYTFLQPYMAQFAKETFQSADERVLVIRKDLDNILHNLRGGSSSSPSSQNSSDVVLSSREEQGLIVLVSVITSCLQTLHSCDSKLASLELILHLAPRLSVDILLDRITPYLLHFCNDSVPRVRAQAVRTLAKVLALVKEVPRNDVNIYPEYILPGIAHLAQDDATIVRLAYAENIAHLAESALRFLELVQENNVNTEQDLSGEDTEETLHPNENYDSELQALHEMVQQKVVTLLSDSENIVKQSLMENGITRLCVFFGRQKANDVLLSHMITFLNDKNDWHLRGAFFDSIVGVAAYVGWQSSSILKPLLQQGLSDTEEFVIYKALNALTCMCQLGLLQKPHIYEFVSDIAPFLCHPNLWIRYGAVGFITVIAQHLNVADVYCKLMPHLNPFITQPIIQIDKELVLLSVLKEPVSRSIFDYALRSKDIASLFRHLLLRQKKRVGSIPECPTPEDPAIAQLLKKLLSQGMTEAEEDKLLALKDFMLKSNKAKANMGEQSHLGEAVQTGVIDLATLGITGRQVDLVKPKAEAEDKRARKHTKQDSTMNEEWKSMFGSQEPPSAQTATAADGPTTQIRKSTVPPMLPVLQSVASGPAYQRRINTCKAELQQLVQQKREQCSAERMAKQMMESAEWESRPPPPGWHPKGLLVAHLHEHKAAVNRIRVSDEHSIFATASNDGTVKVWDSQKMEGKTTTTRSVLTYSRIGGHVKTLTFCQGSHYLAVASDNGSIQLLAVEANKPPKSPKVQPFQTRCLDLQEDGCAVDIHHFNSGAQSVLAYATVNGSLVGWDLRSNSNAWTLRHDLRLGLITSFTVDMHQCWLCLGTSSGTMACWDMRFQLPISNHSHPARARIRRLLMHPLYQSSVIAAVQGNNEVSMWDMETGDRKFTLWASSAPPLSEMQPSPHSVHGIYCSPADGNPLLLTAGSDMRIRFWDLAYPERSYIVAGGANDSLHCPSVLYSRKIIEGTEVVQEIHSKQKSGVVEDSPRRGPESLPVGHHDIITDIATFQTTQGFIVTSSRDGIVKVWK, from the exons ATGGGGAACCAGCTGGCGGGGATCGCCCCCTCACAGATCCTGTCTGTGGACAGCTACTTCTCAGACATCCATGACCACGAGTATGATAAGAGTCTGGGCAGCACCCGCTTCTTCAAGGTGGCCCGGGCTAAACACCGGGAGGGCCTGGTGGTGGTCAAAGTCTTCGCCATCCAGGACCCGTCGCTGCCTCTGACCAGCTACaaacaggagctggaggagctgaagatcCGACTGCACTCCTGCCAGAACTGCTTGCCCTTCCAGAAAACGTCCCTGACGGAGAAAGCCGCCATCTTGTTCCGTCAGTATGTCCGGGACAACCTGTACGACCGCATCAGCACCCGGCCCTTCCTCAACAACGTAGAGAAGCGCTGGTTGGCTTTCCAGATCCTCAACGCCGTGGATCAGGCGCACAAAGCTGGAGTCCGCCACGGCGACATCAAGACGGAGAACGTGATGGTGACCAGCTGGAACTGGGTGCTGCTCACTGACTTTGCCAGCTTCAAGCCCACGTACCTGCCGGAGGACAACCCCGCCGACTTCAACTACTTCTTTGACACGTCCAGGCGGAGGACGTGTTACATCGCTCCAGAGAGGTTCGTGGACGGCAGCATGTTCACCACAGAGAGCGACCAGAACACGCCGCTGGTGGACCTGACCAATAACAACCAGAGGAGCCGAGGGGAGCTCAAACAGGCCATGGACATCTTCTCTGCAG GCTGTGTGATAGCTGAGCTCTTCACGGAGGGCGTCCCTCTCTTCGATCTGTCCCAGCTGCTGGCGTATCGTAAAGGACACTTCCAGACCGAGCAGGTCCTCCTGAAGATCGAGGACCGAAGCATCCGGGAGCTG GTGGCTCAGATGGTGCAGAGGGAGCCGGAGAAGCGTCTGACAGCTGAGGAGtatctgaagcagcagagagggaaagcCTTCCCCGACATCTTCTACACCTTCCTGCAGCCGTACATGGCTCAGTTCGCCAAAGAGACCTTCCAGTCCGCCGACGAGCGAGTGCTCGTCATCCGCAAAGACCTCGACAACATCCTGCACAACCTGCGAGGAG gCTCCTCTTCATCGCCTTCGTCTCAGAACAGCAGTGATGTGGTGCTGAGCTCCAGGGAGGAGCAGGGCCTCATCGTGCTGGTGTCCGTCATCACCTCCTGCCTGCAGACGCTGCACTCCTGCGACTCCAAGCTGGCATCGCTGGAGCTCATCCTGCACCTGGCCCCGCGGCTCAGCGTCGACATCCTGCTCGACCGCATCACGCCGTACCTGCTGCACTTCTGCAATGACTCCGTGCCTCGAGTGCGCGCTCAGGCCGTGCGCACTCTGGCCAAAGTGCTGGCTCTGGTGAAGGAGGTGCCGAGGAACGACGTCAACATCTACCCAGAGTACATCCTGCCGGGCATCGCACACCTCGCCCAGGACGACGCCACCATCGTCAGGTTGGCGTACGCAG AGAACATAGCTCACCTGGCAGAGAGCGCGCTGCGTTTCCTGGAGCTGGTTCAGGAAAACAACGTGAACACAGAGCAGGACCTGAGCGGCGAGGACACAGAGGAAACCCTCCACCCCAACGAGAACTACGACTCAG AGCTGCAGGCGCTGCACGAGATGGTGCAGCAGAAGGTGGTGACGCTGCTCAGCGACTCGGAGAACATCGTCAAGCAGTCGCTGATGGAGAACGGCATCACGCGCCTCTGCGTCTTCTTCGGCCGGCAGAAAGCCAACGACGTGCTGCTGTCCCACATGATCACCTTCCTCAATGACAAGAACGACTGGCACCTGCGAGGAGCCTTCTTTGACAGCATCGTCG GCGTAGCGGCGTACGTCGGCTGGCAGAGCTCCTCCATCCTGAAGCCTCTTCTCCAGCAGGGCCTGAGCGACACCGAGGAGTTCGTCATCTACAAAGCTCTCAACGCTCTCACCTGCATGTGTCAGCTGGGTCTGCTGCAGAAACCTCACATCTACGAGTTCGTCAGTGACATCG CTCCGTTCCTGTGTCACCCCAACCTGTGGATCCGTTACGGGGCGGTGGGCTTCATCACCGTCATCGCACAGCACCTGAACGTGGCTGACGTCTACTGCAAGCTGATGCCTCACCTCAACCCCTTCATCACCCAGCCCATCATCCAG ATCGACAAGGAGCTGGTGCTGCTCAGTGTGCTGAAGGAGCCGGTCAGTCGCTCCATCTTCGACTACGCCCTGCGCTCCAAAGACATCGCCAGCCTCTTCCGCCACCTGTTGCTTCGACAGAAGAAGCGCGTGGGATCAATCCCAGAATGCCCCACTCCTGAAGACCCCGCCATCGCACAGCTCCTCAAGAAACTGCTGTCACAG GGGATGACCGAGGCGGAGGAGGATAAGCTGCTGGCGCTCAAAGACTTCATGTTGAAATCCAACAAGGCCAAAGCCAACATGGGCGAGCAGAGTCACCTGGGAGAGGCGGTCCAGACCGGCGTCATCGACCTGGCCACGCTCGGCATCACCGGCCGCCAGGTGGACCTGGTGAAACCCAAAGCTGAGGCCGAGGACAAGAGAG CGAGGAAGCACACGAAGCAGGACTCCACCATGAACGAGGAGTGGAAGAGCATGTTTGGATCTCAGGAGCCGCCCTCGGCCCAGACCGCCACG GCTGCAGACGGGCCCACGACTCAGATCAGGAAGAGCACCGTGCCGCCGATGTTGCCCGTGCTGCAGTCGGTGGCGAGCGGCCCCGCCTACCAGCGCCGCATCAACACCTGCAAggcggagctgcagcagctggtgcaGCAGAAGAGGGAGCAGTGCAGCGCCGAGCGCATGGCCAAGCAGATGATGGAGAGCGCCGAGTGGGAGAGTCGACCTCCTCCGCCTg GGTGGCACCCTAAAGGGCTGCTGGTCGCCCACCTCCACGAACACAAGGCTGCTGTGAACCGCATCCGAGTCTCAGACGAACACTCCATCTTTGCTACGGCGTCTAATGACGGCACCGTTAAAGTCTGGGACAGTcagaagatggagggaaagacCACGACCACCAG GTCGGTGCTGACGTATTCTCGTATCGGCGGTCACGTGAAGACGCTGACCTTCTGTCAGGGCTCGCATTACCTGGCGGTGGCCTCAGATAACGGATCCATCCAGCTGCTGGCTGTCGAAGCAAACAAACCACCAAAATCCCCCAAAGTTCAGCCGTTCCAGACCAG GTGTCTGGACCTGCAGGAGGACGGCTGTGCGGTCGACATCCACCATTTTAACTCGGGCGCCCAGTCGGTGTTGGCGTACGCCACCGTCAACGGCTCGCTGGTCGGCTGGGACCTTCGCTCCAACTCCAACGCCTGGACGCTCCGACACGACCTGCGGCTGGGACTCATCACCTCCTTCACCGTCGACATGCACCAGTGCTGGCTCtgcctcg GTACGAGCAGCGGCACCATGGCATGCTGGGATATGAGGTTTCAGCTCCCCATCTCAAACCACTCCCACCCCGCCCGAGCACGAATCAGACGGCTGCTGATGCATCCGCTCTACCAATCGTCTGTGATCGCAG ctGTCCAGGGCAATAATGAAGTGTCTATGTGGGACATGGAGACCGGGGACCGTAAGTTCACCCTGTGGGCGagttctgctcctcctctctctgagaTGCAG ccgtCTCCTCACAGTGTTCATGGGATCTACTGCAGTCCTGCTGACGGGAACCCTCTGCTGCTGACGGCCGGTTCTGACATGAGGATCAG GTTCTGGGACTTGGCGTATCCTGAGAGGTCGTACATCGTGGCGGGAGGAGCCAACGACTCGCTGCACTGCCCGTCTGTCCTGTACAGCAGGAAGATCATCGAGGGGACGGAGGTCGTACAg GAGATccacagtaaacagaagagcGGCGTGGTGGAGGATTCGCCTCGCCGCGGCCCAGAATCCCTCCCTGTGGGtcaccatgacatcatcactgacatcGCCACCTTTCAGACCACACAGGGCTTCATCGTCACCTCGTCCAGAGACGGCATCGTCAAAGTCTGGAAGTGA
- the pik3r4 gene encoding phosphoinositide 3-kinase regulatory subunit 4 isoform X2 gives MGNQLAGIAPSQILSVDSYFSDIHDHEYDKSLGSTRFFKVARAKHREGLVVVKVFAIQDPSLPLTSYKQELEELKIRLHSCQNCLPFQKTSLTEKAAILFRQYVRDNLYDRISTRPFLNNVEKRWLAFQILNAVDQAHKAGVRHGDIKTENVMVTSWNWVLLTDFASFKPTYLPEDNPADFNYFFDTSRRRTCYIAPERFVDGSMFTTESDQNTPLVDLTNNNQRSRGELKQAMDIFSAGCVIAELFTEGVPLFDLSQLLAYRKGHFQTEQVLLKIEDRSIRELVAQMVQREPEKRLTAEEYLKQQRGKAFPDIFYTFLQPYMAQFAKETFQSADERVLVIRKDLDNILHNLRGGSSSSPSSQNSSDVVLSSREEQGLIVLVSVITSCLQTLHSCDSKLASLELILHLAPRLSVDILLDRITPYLLHFCNDSVPRVRAQAVRTLAKVLALVKEVPRNDVNIYPEYILPGIAHLAQDDATIVRLAYAENIAHLAESALRFLELVQENNVNTEQDLSGEDTEETLHPNENYDSELQALHEMVQQKVVTLLSDSENIVKQSLMENGITRLCVFFGRQKANDVLLSHMITFLNDKNDWHLRGAFFDSIVGVAAYVGWQSSSILKPLLQQGLSDTEEFVIYKALNALTCMCQLGLLQKPHIYEFVSDIAPFLCHPNLWIRYGAVGFITVIAQHLNVADVYCKLMPHLNPFITQPIIQIDKELVLLSVLKEPVSRSIFDYALRSKDIASLFRHLLLRQKKRVGSIPECPTPEDPAIAQLLKKLLSQGMTEAEEDKLLALKDFMLKSNKAKANMGEQSHLGEAVQTGVIDLATLGITGRQVDLVKPKAEAEDKRARKHTKQDSTMNEEWKSMFGSQEPPSAQTATAADGPTTQIRKSTVPPMLPVLQSVASGPAYQRRINTCKAELQQLVQQKREQCSAERMAKQMMESAEWESRPPPPGWHPKGLLVAHLHEHKAAVNRIRVSDEHSIFATASNDGTVKVWDSQKMEGKTTTTRSVLTYSRIGGHVKTLTFCQGSHYLAVASDNGSIQLLAVEANKPPKSPKVQPFQTRCLDLQEDGCAVDIHHFNSGAQSVLAYATVNGSLVGWDLRSNSNAWTLRHDLRLGLITSFTVDMHQCWLCLGVCVCVCVCVCVCVCVCVCVSGGATLLIL, from the exons ATGGGGAACCAGCTGGCGGGGATCGCCCCCTCACAGATCCTGTCTGTGGACAGCTACTTCTCAGACATCCATGACCACGAGTATGATAAGAGTCTGGGCAGCACCCGCTTCTTCAAGGTGGCCCGGGCTAAACACCGGGAGGGCCTGGTGGTGGTCAAAGTCTTCGCCATCCAGGACCCGTCGCTGCCTCTGACCAGCTACaaacaggagctggaggagctgaagatcCGACTGCACTCCTGCCAGAACTGCTTGCCCTTCCAGAAAACGTCCCTGACGGAGAAAGCCGCCATCTTGTTCCGTCAGTATGTCCGGGACAACCTGTACGACCGCATCAGCACCCGGCCCTTCCTCAACAACGTAGAGAAGCGCTGGTTGGCTTTCCAGATCCTCAACGCCGTGGATCAGGCGCACAAAGCTGGAGTCCGCCACGGCGACATCAAGACGGAGAACGTGATGGTGACCAGCTGGAACTGGGTGCTGCTCACTGACTTTGCCAGCTTCAAGCCCACGTACCTGCCGGAGGACAACCCCGCCGACTTCAACTACTTCTTTGACACGTCCAGGCGGAGGACGTGTTACATCGCTCCAGAGAGGTTCGTGGACGGCAGCATGTTCACCACAGAGAGCGACCAGAACACGCCGCTGGTGGACCTGACCAATAACAACCAGAGGAGCCGAGGGGAGCTCAAACAGGCCATGGACATCTTCTCTGCAG GCTGTGTGATAGCTGAGCTCTTCACGGAGGGCGTCCCTCTCTTCGATCTGTCCCAGCTGCTGGCGTATCGTAAAGGACACTTCCAGACCGAGCAGGTCCTCCTGAAGATCGAGGACCGAAGCATCCGGGAGCTG GTGGCTCAGATGGTGCAGAGGGAGCCGGAGAAGCGTCTGACAGCTGAGGAGtatctgaagcagcagagagggaaagcCTTCCCCGACATCTTCTACACCTTCCTGCAGCCGTACATGGCTCAGTTCGCCAAAGAGACCTTCCAGTCCGCCGACGAGCGAGTGCTCGTCATCCGCAAAGACCTCGACAACATCCTGCACAACCTGCGAGGAG gCTCCTCTTCATCGCCTTCGTCTCAGAACAGCAGTGATGTGGTGCTGAGCTCCAGGGAGGAGCAGGGCCTCATCGTGCTGGTGTCCGTCATCACCTCCTGCCTGCAGACGCTGCACTCCTGCGACTCCAAGCTGGCATCGCTGGAGCTCATCCTGCACCTGGCCCCGCGGCTCAGCGTCGACATCCTGCTCGACCGCATCACGCCGTACCTGCTGCACTTCTGCAATGACTCCGTGCCTCGAGTGCGCGCTCAGGCCGTGCGCACTCTGGCCAAAGTGCTGGCTCTGGTGAAGGAGGTGCCGAGGAACGACGTCAACATCTACCCAGAGTACATCCTGCCGGGCATCGCACACCTCGCCCAGGACGACGCCACCATCGTCAGGTTGGCGTACGCAG AGAACATAGCTCACCTGGCAGAGAGCGCGCTGCGTTTCCTGGAGCTGGTTCAGGAAAACAACGTGAACACAGAGCAGGACCTGAGCGGCGAGGACACAGAGGAAACCCTCCACCCCAACGAGAACTACGACTCAG AGCTGCAGGCGCTGCACGAGATGGTGCAGCAGAAGGTGGTGACGCTGCTCAGCGACTCGGAGAACATCGTCAAGCAGTCGCTGATGGAGAACGGCATCACGCGCCTCTGCGTCTTCTTCGGCCGGCAGAAAGCCAACGACGTGCTGCTGTCCCACATGATCACCTTCCTCAATGACAAGAACGACTGGCACCTGCGAGGAGCCTTCTTTGACAGCATCGTCG GCGTAGCGGCGTACGTCGGCTGGCAGAGCTCCTCCATCCTGAAGCCTCTTCTCCAGCAGGGCCTGAGCGACACCGAGGAGTTCGTCATCTACAAAGCTCTCAACGCTCTCACCTGCATGTGTCAGCTGGGTCTGCTGCAGAAACCTCACATCTACGAGTTCGTCAGTGACATCG CTCCGTTCCTGTGTCACCCCAACCTGTGGATCCGTTACGGGGCGGTGGGCTTCATCACCGTCATCGCACAGCACCTGAACGTGGCTGACGTCTACTGCAAGCTGATGCCTCACCTCAACCCCTTCATCACCCAGCCCATCATCCAG ATCGACAAGGAGCTGGTGCTGCTCAGTGTGCTGAAGGAGCCGGTCAGTCGCTCCATCTTCGACTACGCCCTGCGCTCCAAAGACATCGCCAGCCTCTTCCGCCACCTGTTGCTTCGACAGAAGAAGCGCGTGGGATCAATCCCAGAATGCCCCACTCCTGAAGACCCCGCCATCGCACAGCTCCTCAAGAAACTGCTGTCACAG GGGATGACCGAGGCGGAGGAGGATAAGCTGCTGGCGCTCAAAGACTTCATGTTGAAATCCAACAAGGCCAAAGCCAACATGGGCGAGCAGAGTCACCTGGGAGAGGCGGTCCAGACCGGCGTCATCGACCTGGCCACGCTCGGCATCACCGGCCGCCAGGTGGACCTGGTGAAACCCAAAGCTGAGGCCGAGGACAAGAGAG CGAGGAAGCACACGAAGCAGGACTCCACCATGAACGAGGAGTGGAAGAGCATGTTTGGATCTCAGGAGCCGCCCTCGGCCCAGACCGCCACG GCTGCAGACGGGCCCACGACTCAGATCAGGAAGAGCACCGTGCCGCCGATGTTGCCCGTGCTGCAGTCGGTGGCGAGCGGCCCCGCCTACCAGCGCCGCATCAACACCTGCAAggcggagctgcagcagctggtgcaGCAGAAGAGGGAGCAGTGCAGCGCCGAGCGCATGGCCAAGCAGATGATGGAGAGCGCCGAGTGGGAGAGTCGACCTCCTCCGCCTg GGTGGCACCCTAAAGGGCTGCTGGTCGCCCACCTCCACGAACACAAGGCTGCTGTGAACCGCATCCGAGTCTCAGACGAACACTCCATCTTTGCTACGGCGTCTAATGACGGCACCGTTAAAGTCTGGGACAGTcagaagatggagggaaagacCACGACCACCAG GTCGGTGCTGACGTATTCTCGTATCGGCGGTCACGTGAAGACGCTGACCTTCTGTCAGGGCTCGCATTACCTGGCGGTGGCCTCAGATAACGGATCCATCCAGCTGCTGGCTGTCGAAGCAAACAAACCACCAAAATCCCCCAAAGTTCAGCCGTTCCAGACCAG GTGTCTGGACCTGCAGGAGGACGGCTGTGCGGTCGACATCCACCATTTTAACTCGGGCGCCCAGTCGGTGTTGGCGTACGCCACCGTCAACGGCTCGCTGGTCGGCTGGGACCTTCGCTCCAACTCCAACGCCTGGACGCTCCGACACGACCTGCGGCTGGGACTCATCACCTCCTTCACCGTCGACATGCACCAGTGCTGGCTCtgcctcggtgtgtgtgtgtgtgtgtgtgtgtgt